A portion of the Parcubacteria group bacterium genome contains these proteins:
- the neuC gene encoding UDP-N-acetylglucosamine 2-epimerase (hydrolyzing) — protein MSKRKVCFVITSNIHYSRSKMILRELRRRPDIDLQIVVGGSAVLDRYGEVLSVMKKDGFPHNARLTFSFEGGDSIAMAKTAGIGISEFATVFDNLKPDIVVIRGDRYEVLSAAVASAYLNIPVAHLEGGDVTGTIDESVRHAVTKLAHIHFVTNDLAKERVIRMGEDPSFVFNFGCPEVEYLSGQRFRVSNALVNKIGVGDIVDMRKPYLVVMTHPVTTEGNEQNGRNARVLLEAIHELGIPTVWFWPNADAGTDAIASQIRVWREKKKPEHMRFLKYLPADQFVGLLSKATCLIGNSSAGIKECSYLGIPVVNIGTRQHGRMRGPNVIDVGYGKASIQKAIDKQIARGKYESSGIYHRPGTSKNIAKTLATVPLYVQKHFVD, from the coding sequence ATGTCTAAACGAAAAGTCTGTTTCGTCATCACGTCAAATATTCACTACTCAAGGAGTAAAATGATACTCCGCGAGCTTCGTCGTAGGCCAGACATTGACTTACAGATTGTTGTTGGAGGTTCAGCTGTATTAGACAGATACGGCGAGGTGCTCTCCGTTATGAAGAAAGATGGCTTTCCGCACAATGCTCGGCTTACCTTTTCCTTTGAGGGAGGGGACTCAATCGCAATGGCAAAGACGGCGGGTATCGGCATTTCGGAGTTCGCGACCGTCTTCGATAATTTGAAACCCGACATTGTCGTCATTCGTGGAGACCGATATGAAGTGCTCTCTGCGGCAGTTGCCTCCGCTTATTTGAATATCCCCGTTGCACACCTTGAAGGAGGTGATGTCACTGGTACTATAGATGAATCCGTGCGCCACGCAGTCACAAAACTCGCGCATATTCACTTTGTGACAAATGATCTTGCCAAGGAGCGTGTCATAAGAATGGGGGAGGATCCAAGCTTTGTGTTCAATTTTGGGTGTCCCGAAGTTGAGTATTTGTCCGGGCAGCGCTTCCGCGTTTCAAATGCCCTAGTCAATAAGATAGGAGTCGGTGATATTGTTGATATGAGGAAGCCGTATCTTGTTGTTATGACACACCCCGTGACGACAGAGGGTAACGAGCAGAACGGTCGTAATGCGCGCGTACTACTCGAGGCTATTCATGAGTTGGGCATTCCCACGGTTTGGTTTTGGCCCAATGCCGATGCGGGGACTGATGCTATTGCAAGTCAGATCCGAGTTTGGCGTGAGAAGAAAAAACCAGAACACATGCGCTTTCTTAAATACCTGCCGGCGGATCAGTTTGTTGGGCTTCTTTCAAAGGCGACCTGTCTCATTGGCAATTCCTCAGCAGGCATCAAGGAGTGTTCATACCTCGGTATTCCTGTTGTGAACATAGGGACAAGGCAGCACGGGCGCATGCGGGGCCCTAACGTCATTGATGTTGGGTATGGCAAGGCTTCGATCCAAAAGGCGATAGACAAGCAAATTGCGAGGGGCAAATACGAATCAAGTGGCATCTATCATAGGCCAGGGACGAGCAAAAACATTGCCAAAACACTCGCCACGGTCCCACTCTATGTGCAGAAGCATTTTGTTGATTAA
- a CDS encoding N-acetylneuraminate synthase family protein: MAHNPTFPGLSKTLDSDGVFVIAEIGKNFIQSEDDRTVEEYLENAKALVDAAVNSGADAVKFQTHELEDEFLQHITVVSPHFKGSDRVRWITRNMNATPLETFWKPLQKHCEERGIIFFSTPMSRKAAHKLEELNVPLWKVGSGDVEDYATLDFLISTGKPIIISTGMVSLGELDDIVKYIRGKGSELAVLYCISQYPAPKEYFNLSTIEYMKEKYPDVIIGFSDHSLGYDVALAAVKLGARVVEKHFSLSRDLWGSDHKVSMTPEEFRAMVDIIRSGEYKDVDHLAYYGDKEKELEGAKNMFRPYFNKALMAGQDIPEGTVITKETVFAMRPFMHAGGLPSKRFYDVVGKRTKVAFKKYDPITEDSLYV, from the coding sequence ATGGCGCATAACCCAACTTTTCCAGGGCTTTCAAAGACACTCGACAGCGACGGTGTTTTTGTTATTGCAGAAATCGGCAAAAATTTCATCCAAAGCGAGGATGATCGGACTGTAGAAGAATATTTGGAAAACGCCAAAGCATTGGTTGATGCCGCCGTGAATTCGGGGGCGGACGCTGTTAAGTTCCAGACCCACGAGTTAGAGGATGAATTTTTACAGCACATCACCGTTGTCTCGCCGCATTTCAAGGGAAGCGACCGTGTAAGGTGGATCACGCGGAATATGAATGCGACACCTCTAGAAACATTCTGGAAACCACTTCAAAAGCACTGTGAGGAGAGGGGGATTATTTTTTTCTCTACTCCCATGTCTCGAAAGGCCGCGCATAAATTGGAGGAGCTCAATGTCCCCTTATGGAAAGTCGGTTCTGGAGACGTCGAAGATTATGCGACGCTTGATTTCCTCATTTCGACCGGCAAGCCGATTATTATCTCAACCGGCATGGTTTCTTTGGGTGAGCTCGATGACATTGTGAAGTACATCCGTGGGAAAGGTTCTGAACTCGCCGTGTTGTATTGTATAAGCCAGTATCCCGCGCCAAAAGAATACTTCAACCTTTCAACAATTGAATACATGAAAGAGAAATATCCGGATGTCATCATAGGTTTTTCTGACCATTCATTAGGATATGACGTTGCACTTGCAGCCGTGAAGCTCGGTGCGCGTGTGGTGGAAAAGCATTTTTCCCTCTCGCGTGATCTTTGGGGGTCAGATCACAAAGTCTCAATGACCCCGGAAGAGTTTCGAGCAATGGTTGATATAATTCGTAGCGGCGAGTATAAGGACGTCGACCACTTGGCGTATTATGGAGATAAAGAGAAAGAACTGGAGGGCGCAAAAAACATGTTTCGCCCGTATTTCAACAAAGCCTTAATGGCGGGGCAGGATATTCCCGAAGGTACCGTGATTACGAAAGAGACGGTCTTTGCTATGCGCCCATTCATGCATGCCGGCGGCCTTCCTTCGAAGAGGTTTTATGATGTCGTTGGAAAGCGCACAAAGGTGGCGTTTAAGAAGTACGACCCAATCACAGAAGATTCACTATATGTCTAA
- a CDS encoding SDR family NAD(P)-dependent oxidoreductase has translation MKNIFKNKVILVTGGCGSIGSQIVKQLLTYDPKAIRILERSESAHFKLEQEVKSPKIRNLVGDICDVERVRQAMAGVDIVFHAAAMKHVPFCEYNPFEAVRTNVLGTQNLVNRAQEAGVERFVSISTDKAVNPTSTMGATKLLSEKIVTNAAISTQKTKFCCVRFGNVLASSGSVIPVFEKQIKEGDTITVTSKDMTRFFMGIDDAVGLVLKAAERAERGEIFILKMRPLRIIDLAQVLVEELAPRYGKDPKKMKYKVIGLRPGEKIHEPLMTEDEGRHMKEEARMFVLHNPALRKYGVKIPINKKGYDYNSGSLPPLSKKEIREVLKKKKII, from the coding sequence ATGAAAAACATTTTCAAAAACAAAGTAATTCTTGTTACTGGCGGTTGCGGCTCCATTGGCTCCCAGATCGTTAAACAGCTTCTGACCTATGACCCCAAAGCAATCCGCATTCTCGAGCGCAGCGAATCAGCCCACTTCAAGCTAGAGCAAGAAGTTAAATCTCCCAAGATAAGGAATCTGGTGGGGGACATATGCGACGTAGAGAGAGTTCGGCAAGCTATGGCGGGCGTCGATATTGTCTTTCACGCAGCTGCCATGAAGCACGTGCCTTTTTGCGAATACAATCCGTTCGAAGCGGTGCGCACGAATGTTTTGGGAACACAAAACTTGGTCAATCGCGCACAGGAAGCGGGAGTCGAACGATTCGTAAGCATTTCGACGGACAAGGCCGTGAATCCCACAAGCACCATGGGAGCCACCAAGCTTTTGAGTGAGAAAATCGTCACCAATGCGGCAATAAGCACCCAGAAGACAAAGTTCTGTTGCGTGCGCTTTGGTAATGTTCTTGCCTCGTCGGGGTCTGTCATTCCGGTGTTTGAGAAGCAGATAAAAGAGGGGGACACCATCACTGTCACGTCAAAAGACATGACCCGTTTCTTCATGGGAATAGATGATGCTGTGGGGTTGGTACTCAAGGCCGCAGAACGTGCGGAGAGGGGAGAAATATTCATCTTAAAGATGAGACCTCTCAGGATCATCGACCTTGCCCAAGTCTTGGTAGAAGAACTCGCACCTCGCTATGGCAAAGACCCAAAGAAGATGAAGTATAAAGTTATCGGTTTACGGCCTGGTGAGAAAATCCATGAGCCGTTGATGACGGAAGATGAAGGGCGGCACATGAAGGAGGAAGCGCGAATGTTTGTCTTGCACAATCCTGCGTTAAGGAAGTACGGAGTCAAGATCCCAATAAACAAAAAAGGATATGACTACAACTCTGGCTCGTTACCCCCTTTGAGCAAAAAGGAAATTCGGGAAGTCTTAAAGAAGAAAAAGATTATCTAG
- the neuC gene encoding UDP-N-acetylglucosamine 2-epimerase (hydrolyzing) yields the protein MRKILFVTERRADYSRFKPIIDKIIQDPDLDYYLIVTGIHLLEEYGRSIDLIKKDGLRIDSVIPMFADDHGDTGRHMVQATARFMERIAEELERLKPDMVLAGFDIGANFGVAVAAAHMNIPVGHVQGGEVSGSIDESLRHAISKFAHFHFPANKDAADRLVRMGEDPQYVFPVGCPSIDALLSARDIASDQLKQELGGFDTSKPFILIIQHTVTTEAGEVSGQIEETIQALKELDVPALLLYPNNDAGGRSIVQAIEGTPIHRVRTLSYEVFANVLKRAGVLVGNSSTGIHEAATFRIPVVNIGNRQQGRMRPENVIDVANDRREIGEAVNRALTDRAFLEKVQTCDNPYGDGKSAARIVKVLKEIPLNDSLIKKKFVD from the coding sequence ATGAGGAAAATCCTTTTTGTGACCGAACGCCGGGCGGATTACTCGAGGTTTAAGCCCATTATAGACAAGATAATCCAGGATCCAGACTTGGATTATTATTTGATTGTAACCGGGATCCATCTTTTGGAAGAGTATGGCAGGTCAATTGACCTCATAAAGAAGGACGGACTCCGTATTGATTCGGTGATCCCGATGTTCGCAGACGATCATGGTGACACAGGGCGCCACATGGTACAGGCGACTGCCCGATTCATGGAACGCATTGCAGAGGAGCTCGAACGCTTGAAGCCTGATATGGTCCTCGCAGGGTTTGACATCGGCGCAAACTTTGGAGTTGCAGTTGCCGCCGCGCATATGAATATTCCCGTGGGACATGTACAGGGGGGAGAGGTCTCTGGCTCCATCGATGAGAGTCTGCGGCATGCGATTTCAAAATTTGCCCACTTTCATTTTCCGGCCAACAAAGATGCGGCGGATCGCCTTGTTCGCATGGGCGAGGATCCGCAGTACGTGTTTCCTGTCGGGTGTCCTTCTATTGATGCGCTCCTCTCTGCGCGCGACATAGCGTCAGATCAACTTAAGCAAGAGCTTGGTGGTTTTGACACAAGCAAGCCCTTCATCTTAATTATTCAGCACACAGTAACCACAGAAGCTGGAGAGGTTTCAGGCCAGATTGAAGAAACGATTCAAGCCCTGAAAGAGCTTGATGTACCGGCCCTCCTGCTGTATCCAAACAACGATGCGGGCGGGCGCTCGATTGTGCAGGCAATCGAAGGGACACCAATTCACCGTGTCCGCACGCTTTCTTATGAAGTTTTTGCAAACGTTTTAAAACGCGCTGGAGTGCTTGTCGGGAACTCCTCGACTGGTATTCACGAAGCCGCCACATTTCGTATTCCTGTCGTGAACATCGGCAACCGCCAACAGGGACGCATGAGGCCGGAAAACGTTATTGATGTTGCTAATGACAGGAGAGAGATTGGGGAAGCTGTGAACCGCGCGCTCACCGACAGGGCCTTTTTAGAAAAAGTTCAAACGTGCGATAATCCCTATGGTGATGGGAAGAGCGCAGCAAGGATAGTAAAAGTGCTAAAGGAGATACCGCTCAACGACTCGTTAATTAAAAAGAAGTTTGTCGATTAA
- a CDS encoding N-acetylneuraminate synthase family protein, with amino-acid sequence MPEIKIGKRKIGSNHPPFVIAEIGINHNGSLAKAKRMIHDAKKAGAECVKFQGHVLEDEMLESEARKTIPANAKISIWEIMARCALSEEQERELKKYTEKLGMIFLSTPFSRAAADRLERMGVKAFKIGSGECNNYPLVEHVARFGKPMIVSTGMNDIASIKKTVAILKKHKVPFALLHCTNLYPTPWNRVYLQAITKMEKTFPDAVIGFSNHSAGPWAALGAVALGASILERHFTSDRAWKGEDIAVSMDPQELSLIIKGSRAIWESRGDHKGPLREEQPTIDFAFASVVSIAPIKKGEKFTKKNIWVKRPGTGELKAVDYSKILGKRAARSIAKDAQIKRKDVL; translated from the coding sequence ATGCCTGAAATTAAAATCGGAAAAAGAAAGATTGGTTCAAACCACCCGCCATTTGTCATTGCCGAAATTGGGATTAATCATAACGGGAGTTTGGCAAAAGCAAAGCGGATGATCCATGACGCAAAGAAGGCGGGCGCGGAGTGTGTGAAGTTCCAAGGTCATGTGCTCGAAGATGAAATGCTTGAGTCGGAAGCGCGCAAAACTATACCGGCAAACGCGAAAATCTCCATTTGGGAAATCATGGCGCGGTGCGCCCTTTCGGAGGAGCAGGAGCGGGAACTCAAAAAGTACACGGAAAAACTTGGCATGATTTTTCTTTCCACCCCGTTTTCAAGGGCCGCAGCAGACCGGCTAGAGAGAATGGGAGTCAAAGCGTTCAAGATCGGCTCGGGGGAATGCAATAACTACCCACTTGTCGAACATGTCGCACGCTTTGGTAAACCTATGATTGTCTCGACCGGCATGAATGATATTGCCTCGATCAAAAAGACGGTTGCCATTTTGAAAAAGCACAAGGTTCCGTTCGCATTGCTCCACTGCACAAACTTGTACCCAACACCGTGGAATCGGGTGTATTTGCAGGCAATCACTAAAATGGAAAAAACATTTCCCGACGCTGTAATCGGTTTTTCCAATCACTCGGCGGGTCCATGGGCGGCACTTGGCGCCGTTGCGCTCGGTGCATCAATACTTGAACGTCATTTTACATCCGACCGCGCATGGAAGGGGGAGGATATCGCGGTTTCTATGGACCCTCAAGAGCTCTCACTAATCATCAAAGGGTCCCGCGCAATCTGGGAATCACGCGGAGATCACAAGGGGCCCCTAAGGGAAGAGCAGCCAACAATTGATTTTGCGTTTGCATCTGTGGTCTCCATTGCTCCAATCAAAAAAGGAGAGAAGTTCACCAAAAAAAATATTTGGGTGAAGCGTCCGGGAACCGGCGAACTTAAGGCAGTCGATTATTCGAAGATTTTGGGGAAAAGGGCGGCGAGGTCTATAGCCAAAGACGCCCAAATCAAAAGGAAAGATGTCCTCTAG
- a CDS encoding 3-phosphoglycerate dehydrogenase: MTYKILNTLGSTFAPKAKEVLDTLGNVDYKHVTQDEFLRIVPRYDIIVVGIQPIVNKEAIDKASRLKIIVVPANTLENIDVEYAESQGIAVVSLWGETKFLNTITGTAELALGLMISIVRFLPWAFGSVKEYKWKRELFRGTNLYGKTIGIIGMGRLGTWMAKYGRSLGMDVIFYDPHTKKSIVPGSKKVSLSELLKASDVISLHAHLNKETENMLNADAFKKMKKGVYIVNTARGRIVDEKALLHALKGKRVAGYATDVLADEFEVGVRLRGYPLLEYAKKHSNVIIVPHIGGVTRESRERTDEFVVEKLKKILKKKRNHA; encoded by the coding sequence ATGACATATAAAATTCTCAACACATTGGGGTCTACGTTTGCCCCAAAGGCGAAAGAAGTATTGGACACGCTTGGCAATGTCGACTACAAACACGTCACACAAGATGAGTTCCTTAGAATTGTTCCTCGATATGACATCATCGTCGTCGGCATACAACCAATCGTGAACAAAGAAGCGATAGACAAAGCTTCCAGACTCAAGATAATTGTAGTTCCGGCAAATACGCTCGAGAACATCGATGTTGAATACGCCGAGTCACAAGGAATCGCAGTCGTGAGTCTCTGGGGGGAAACGAAGTTTTTGAATACGATTACAGGCACGGCGGAACTTGCGCTAGGCCTTATGATTTCGATTGTGCGCTTTTTGCCTTGGGCTTTTGGCTCGGTTAAGGAGTACAAATGGAAACGAGAGCTTTTCCGAGGAACCAATCTTTATGGGAAGACTATCGGCATTATTGGGATGGGGCGCTTGGGGACATGGATGGCGAAGTACGGAAGATCGCTTGGAATGGATGTTATCTTTTACGACCCGCATACCAAGAAAAGTATCGTTCCAGGCTCTAAGAAGGTTTCTTTGAGCGAATTGCTTAAAGCAAGCGATGTTATCTCTCTGCATGCACACCTGAATAAAGAGACAGAGAATATGTTGAACGCAGATGCTTTTAAAAAGATGAAGAAGGGAGTATATATTGTAAATACTGCTCGTGGGCGGATTGTCGATGAAAAAGCTCTCCTCCATGCCCTGAAGGGGAAACGTGTGGCTGGATATGCCACCGATGTGCTCGCTGATGAATTCGAGGTTGGTGTACGTCTGCGAGGATACCCACTTCTTGAATACGCCAAGAAACATTCGAATGTCATTATCGTCCCGCATATTGGCGGGGTCACTCGCGAGTCGAGAGAGAGGACAGACGAATTTGTGGTAGAAAAATTAAAAAAAATACTAAAAAAGAAAAGAAATCATGCCTGA
- a CDS encoding acylneuraminate cytidylyltransferase family protein, translated as MKKESNIVAIIPARGGSKGIPGKNIIPLGGKPLIAYSIETAKRSKLISRIIVTTDDEKIAAVAREYGAEVPFIRPAELAQDDTLPAPVLKHALEFLRDKEGVTPDIVVWLEPPCPFRTAEEVDRAIVALQNDPEADSLRSVIEPFQNPFKSWTIGEGGYLSPLIDVKGQSLHTGPRQKTQKVYWQNGAIFLVKYDTIMKKGNFFGDKILPYVLESDRFIDIDKKEDLILAEEYLKRFKM; from the coding sequence ATGAAAAAAGAATCGAACATCGTCGCTATTATCCCGGCACGCGGCGGATCTAAGGGAATCCCTGGGAAAAATATTATACCCCTTGGAGGCAAGCCCCTCATTGCTTATTCAATCGAGACGGCAAAGAGAAGTAAACTTATCAGCCGCATCATTGTAACCACTGATGATGAGAAGATAGCCGCCGTGGCTCGGGAATACGGCGCAGAGGTTCCCTTTATACGTCCAGCGGAGTTAGCGCAAGATGATACGCTGCCCGCCCCTGTCTTGAAGCACGCACTCGAGTTTCTTCGTGATAAAGAGGGGGTCACACCAGATATAGTTGTGTGGCTTGAACCACCATGCCCCTTCAGGACGGCAGAGGAGGTTGATAGGGCTATTGTGGCTTTGCAAAATGATCCAGAAGCAGACTCTTTGCGCTCTGTTATCGAACCCTTTCAAAATCCGTTCAAGTCATGGACAATTGGTGAGGGCGGATATTTATCGCCACTCATTGATGTGAAAGGGCAGTCTTTGCACACTGGTCCACGGCAGAAAACTCAAAAAGTATATTGGCAAAATGGCGCAATCTTCCTGGTGAAATACGACACCATTATGAAAAAAGGTAACTTTTTTGGTGACAAGATCCTCCCATATGTTCTGGAGAGCGATCGTTTCATTGATATTGATAAGAAAGAGGACCTCATATTAGCGGAGGAATACTTAAAGAGATTTAAGATGTAG
- a CDS encoding acylneuraminate cytidylyltransferase family protein, protein MAKSLKILAVIPARGGSKGIPRKNIKLLGGKPLIAWSIEAALASLFVDRVAVSTDDKEIAEVARKYGAEVIMRPAELSEDATPMDPVLAHAVLSLEKESYTPDAVLLLQPTSPLRTTEHIDEGVGTFLNGDFDSLVSVEIIRNGQHKIVEGNRLVPVFSKVQNRDKREPLVIENGALYISKTSLIKEGRIRGDAIGFYEMDRYASLDIDVPIDFIVAERLFKKIV, encoded by the coding sequence ATGGCAAAGTCATTGAAGATCCTCGCTGTAATTCCCGCTCGCGGTGGGTCTAAGGGGATTCCCAGGAAAAACATAAAACTTCTTGGAGGCAAGCCCCTCATTGCATGGTCCATCGAGGCAGCACTTGCTTCGCTTTTTGTGGACCGTGTCGCTGTCTCGACTGATGATAAGGAGATAGCGGAGGTTGCGAGAAAGTATGGGGCAGAGGTCATTATGCGCCCGGCAGAACTTTCCGAAGACGCAACCCCAATGGATCCTGTATTGGCTCATGCTGTTCTCTCTCTTGAAAAAGAATCCTATACTCCAGATGCTGTTCTCTTATTGCAGCCAACCTCGCCACTTCGGACGACGGAGCATATAGATGAGGGGGTAGGAACATTTTTGAATGGTGATTTTGATTCTCTGGTGAGTGTTGAAATTATCAGAAACGGCCAACATAAAATTGTCGAAGGAAACAGACTTGTTCCTGTTTTCTCAAAAGTTCAGAACCGCGACAAGAGGGAACCCTTGGTCATAGAAAACGGCGCGCTCTATATTTCCAAAACGTCGTTAATCAAAGAGGGGAGAATTCGTGGAGATGCGATCGGGTTTTACGAAATGGATCGTTATGCGTCGCTCGACATAGATGTCCCAATAGATTTTATTGTCGCAGAGCGGTTGTTTAAAAAGATAGTATGA
- a CDS encoding dihydroxy-acid dehydratase, with product MRLRSRNWFGAPGVNGFLGRGWMKGQGWPDDVFEGKPVIGICNTWSELTPCNGHFRELAEKVKIGVWEAGGFPLEFPVMSLGETTMRPTAMLFRNLAAMSVEETIRANPMDGVVLLMGCDKTTPSLLMGAASVNLPTIGLSGGPMLSGKFRGKNIGSGTGVWQMSEDVRAGKLSHQDFRAAEGCMNRSKGHCMTMGTASTMACMVEALGMSLPDNAAIPAVDARRYRLAHLTGRRIVEMVNEDLRMSQVLSREAFENAICVNAAIGGSTNAVIHLIALARRIGIELTLKDWDNIGSRLPCLVDLEPSGKYLMEDFFYAGGLPVVLRELAEAGVLRKNAMTVTGTSIGDNAAHAECWDRDVIRTFDKPLKEKSGIAVLYGNLAPDGAVIKPSAASPELLHHRGRAVVFETIEDFNAGIDDPNLDVDKTCILVLKNCGPKGYPGMPEVGNMRLPPKLLKQGIRDMVRISDARMSGTAYGTVVLHISPEAAVGGTLALVENGDMITLNVPNRTLTLEVSEKTLAARREAWKAPSLPERGHERLYAERVEQAHLGADFDFLKGSSGSHVSRDAH from the coding sequence ATGCGTTTGCGCAGTAGGAACTGGTTCGGAGCTCCAGGAGTCAACGGATTCTTGGGCAGGGGCTGGATGAAGGGCCAGGGTTGGCCCGATGATGTATTTGAGGGAAAGCCGGTCATTGGCATTTGCAACACGTGGTCGGAGCTGACTCCTTGCAACGGCCATTTCCGTGAACTCGCCGAAAAAGTAAAGATCGGCGTGTGGGAAGCGGGTGGATTCCCGCTCGAATTCCCTGTTATGTCGCTCGGCGAAACTACTATGCGCCCGACAGCAATGCTTTTCCGGAATCTTGCCGCAATGAGCGTTGAGGAGACGATCCGCGCAAACCCAATGGATGGAGTAGTGCTCCTTATGGGATGCGACAAAACTACTCCGTCACTTCTTATGGGGGCGGCGTCAGTTAATTTGCCGACTATCGGACTTTCGGGTGGGCCTATGCTTTCCGGAAAGTTCCGCGGGAAAAACATCGGGTCTGGCACGGGTGTGTGGCAGATGTCTGAAGATGTGCGCGCTGGAAAGCTTTCGCACCAAGATTTCAGAGCAGCGGAAGGATGCATGAATCGTTCCAAGGGCCACTGCATGACCATGGGAACGGCTTCCACTATGGCGTGTATGGTTGAAGCGCTCGGCATGTCTTTGCCGGATAACGCAGCCATCCCCGCGGTAGATGCACGACGTTACCGGCTCGCGCACCTTACGGGGCGGAGAATCGTCGAAATGGTGAATGAGGACCTTCGTATGTCCCAAGTCCTCTCGCGTGAAGCATTTGAAAACGCCATTTGTGTGAACGCCGCGATCGGTGGCTCCACAAACGCTGTAATCCACCTCATTGCCCTTGCACGACGCATTGGCATCGAACTCACGCTTAAGGATTGGGATAATATTGGGTCACGCCTCCCCTGTCTTGTTGATCTCGAGCCATCCGGCAAGTATTTGATGGAAGACTTCTTTTATGCTGGCGGGCTTCCTGTCGTATTGCGTGAACTCGCCGAAGCTGGGGTCCTCCGCAAGAACGCAATGACCGTAACCGGAACATCCATTGGAGACAATGCGGCACATGCTGAATGCTGGGACAGAGATGTTATTCGCACCTTTGACAAACCCTTAAAGGAAAAGTCAGGAATTGCAGTATTGTATGGCAACTTGGCACCCGATGGCGCGGTCATCAAGCCATCTGCGGCAAGCCCAGAGCTTCTGCACCACCGTGGACGCGCTGTCGTCTTCGAGACGATCGAGGACTTTAACGCAGGTATCGATGATCCAAATCTTGACGTCGATAAGACCTGCATACTTGTTCTCAAGAACTGTGGCCCCAAGGGTTATCCGGGCATGCCAGAGGTTGGTAATATGCGCCTTCCGCCGAAACTCTTGAAACAAGGCATTAGGGACATGGTCCGTATTTCTGATGCGCGCATGAGCGGTACAGCCTATGGCACTGTTGTTCTTCACATCTCGCCCGAAGCTGCCGTTGGCGGAACGCTCGCTCTCGTGGAAAACGGCGACATGATTACCCTTAATGTTCCAAACCGCACGCTTACTCTTGAGGTGTCTGAAAAGACCTTGGCGGCACGCCGAGAAGCATGGAAAGCTCCTTCGCTTCCCGAACGCGGACATGAGCGATTGTATGCAGAACGTGTCGAACAAGCCCACCTTGGTGCTGACTTTGACTTCTTAAAAGGTTCGAGTGGTTCGCACGTCTCTCGAGACGCGCATTAA